A single region of the Coprobacter tertius genome encodes:
- the lptB gene encoding LPS export ABC transporter ATP-binding protein: MTLRTEELVKKYRQRTVVNHVSINVKQGEIVGLLGPNGAGKTTTFYMAVGLVTPNEGRIFLNDLDITKFPVYRRAQHGIGYLAQEASVFRKMSVEDNIASILEMTGESKSFQKDKLESLLAEFRLQKVRKNLGDQLSGGERRRTEIARCLAINPKFIMLDEPFAGVDPIAVEDIQYIVYKLKEKNIGILITDHNAPETLSITDRAYLLFEGKILFQGNSEELAENPVVREKYLGRNFIFHRKKFD; encoded by the coding sequence ATGACATTGAGGACAGAAGAACTCGTAAAAAAATATCGTCAGAGAACGGTCGTAAACCATGTATCTATCAATGTTAAGCAAGGAGAAATTGTCGGCTTGCTCGGCCCAAACGGTGCAGGTAAAACTACAACTTTCTATATGGCCGTAGGACTGGTTACTCCCAATGAAGGCCGTATATTTCTTAACGACCTCGATATCACGAAATTTCCTGTTTACAGACGCGCTCAACACGGTATCGGGTATTTAGCTCAAGAGGCTTCTGTATTCCGTAAAATGTCGGTAGAAGATAATATTGCGTCTATCCTCGAAATGACCGGAGAAAGCAAATCGTTTCAGAAAGACAAACTCGAAAGCCTGTTAGCAGAATTCCGGCTTCAAAAAGTACGTAAAAATTTAGGGGATCAGCTATCTGGAGGAGAACGAAGAAGAACCGAAATAGCAAGATGTCTGGCTATTAATCCAAAATTTATCATGCTCGACGAACCGTTTGCCGGCGTCGATCCTATCGCGGTAGAAGATATTCAGTATATCGTTTATAAACTGAAAGAAAAAAATATCGGAATCCTGATTACAGACCATAATGCACCTGAAACATTAAGTATTACCGACCGCGCTTATTTACTTTTCGAAGGGAAAATACTATTTCAAGGAAATTCTGAAGAACTAGCGGAAAACCCGGTAGTAAGAGAAAAATATCTGGGTCGTAACTTCATATTCCACCGTAAAAAATTCGATTAA
- a CDS encoding riboflavin synthase, whose amino-acid sequence MFSGIVEEAAKVVALKNEQGNMHITLKCSFTDELKIDQSIAHNGVCLTVVSIDENTYTVTAVKETLMRSNLGELKVGDEVNVERSMMMNGRLDGHIVQGHVDHTAVCTSVEEAEGSWYYTFEYEFDKKMAAQGYMTVEKGSVTVNGVSLTVCNSKNNCFQVAIIPYTHDNTNFHLIQAGTVVNIEFDIIGKYISRMMQYTL is encoded by the coding sequence ATGTTTTCAGGAATTGTAGAAGAAGCAGCCAAAGTAGTCGCTCTGAAAAACGAACAGGGAAATATGCACATAACCCTGAAATGCTCGTTTACCGACGAACTGAAAATAGACCAGAGTATCGCCCATAACGGGGTATGCCTTACCGTAGTAAGCATCGATGAAAATACATATACCGTTACAGCAGTAAAAGAAACGCTGATGCGCAGCAATTTGGGTGAACTAAAAGTAGGCGACGAAGTAAATGTGGAACGCAGTATGATGATGAATGGCAGATTAGATGGTCATATCGTACAAGGACACGTAGACCATACTGCCGTATGCACCTCGGTAGAAGAAGCGGAAGGTAGCTGGTATTATACTTTCGAATACGAATTCGATAAAAAAATGGCGGCACAGGGATATATGACCGTCGAGAAAGGATCGGTTACGGTAAACGGGGTAAGTCTTACCGTATGTAATTCTAAGAACAACTGTTTCCAGGTCGCAATCATACCCTATACACACGATAATACCAATTTTCATCTGATTCAGGCCGGTACCGTCGTAAATATAGAATTCGATATCATCGGCAAATACATAAGCCGGATGATGCAATATACATTATAA
- a CDS encoding CPBP family intramembrane glutamic endopeptidase, translated as MDLINKYAKSSFTVKLFAALAVFLLMMLFTLAVLGVVSYICSGKFAPENLVRILTAIQTMCLFVLPPFFIAFLYSYSPIHYLHLDKLPSFRALVGVFLCMIASIPFLNWTVAWNESMQFPEFMSGIETWMKNSEETARQVTEQLISVQTLGGLLAVIIIVGVLAGIGEELTFRGIFQRLFLDKFRNKHLAIWTAAIVFSTIHLQFYGFIPRMLLGAFFGYLLVWSGNIWLPIFAHFLNNSVAVVYNYLSKEYHFSNDFETIGTSASSTGWMAWCSLFLFVVLCIVFYRIAFKQNHVQDTGNNAE; from the coding sequence ATGGATCTGATCAATAAATACGCTAAATCATCGTTTACGGTAAAATTATTTGCGGCATTGGCTGTTTTTTTGTTGATGATGCTCTTTACACTTGCCGTTTTAGGAGTTGTATCTTATATCTGTTCGGGAAAATTCGCTCCTGAAAATCTGGTACGTATACTTACTGCAATACAAACGATGTGCCTGTTTGTATTGCCGCCTTTTTTTATTGCGTTTCTTTACAGTTATTCCCCTATTCATTATCTTCATCTCGACAAATTACCGTCATTCAGGGCTTTGGTCGGTGTTTTTTTGTGTATGATTGCTTCGATTCCCTTTTTAAACTGGACAGTTGCCTGGAATGAATCGATGCAATTTCCCGAGTTTATGTCTGGGATAGAAACCTGGATGAAAAATAGCGAAGAGACAGCTCGTCAAGTTACCGAGCAATTGATTTCGGTGCAAACTTTAGGAGGTTTGCTTGCTGTGATTATAATTGTGGGAGTTTTGGCCGGAATAGGAGAAGAATTGACTTTCCGTGGAATATTTCAGCGTCTGTTTCTCGATAAATTCAGGAATAAACATTTGGCTATTTGGACGGCGGCAATCGTGTTTAGTACCATACATTTGCAATTTTACGGTTTTATTCCCCGTATGTTGTTGGGAGCCTTTTTCGGATACCTGTTAGTTTGGTCGGGAAATATATGGTTACCTATTTTTGCTCATTTTCTTAACAACAGTGTAGCAGTCGTATATAATTACTTAAGTAAAGAGTATCATTTTTCAAACGATTTTGAAACTATCGGTACCTCTGCTTCTTCAACCGGCTGGATGGCCTGGTGCAGTTTATTTCTTTTTGTAGTTTTGTGTATTGTTTTTTATCGGATTGCTTTCAAGCAGAATCATGTACAGGATACGGGAAATAACGCAGAATAA
- a CDS encoding serine dehydratase subunit alpha family protein — protein sequence MVSKSEREQIISLIHQEVIPAIGCTEPIAVALAVAKATETLGERPEKIEVLLSANILKNAMGVGIPGTDMIGLPIAVALGAIIGKSEYQLEVLRDSTPEAVTAGKKMIEEKRIDIKLKEGTSEKLYIEIQCKSGNKSSCAIICREHTHFVYIASDNEVLLDLKNEADCETEEHSLELNLKKVYEFAISAPLDEIRFILETARINKAAAEQSFEGEYGHQLGKILKGKYERQVMGDSLFSHILSYTSAACDARMAGAMIPVMSNSGSGNQGIAATLPVVVYAEENDKSEEDLIRALMLSHLTVVYIKQNLGRLSALCGCVVAATGSSCGITYLMGGKYEQISFAVKNMIANLTGMICDGAKPSCALKLTSGVSTAVLSAIMAMENKYVTSVEGIIDDDVDTCIRNLTLIGAEGMNETDRLVLDIMTHKS from the coding sequence ATGGTATCAAAATCAGAAAGAGAACAAATCATTTCCCTCATCCATCAGGAAGTAATTCCGGCAATCGGTTGTACTGAACCGATCGCAGTAGCTTTAGCAGTTGCAAAAGCTACCGAAACATTAGGGGAAAGACCTGAAAAAATAGAGGTGCTCTTAAGTGCGAATATACTAAAAAACGCTATGGGAGTAGGAATACCGGGGACTGATATGATAGGATTACCTATTGCCGTAGCTTTAGGGGCGATCATCGGGAAATCGGAATATCAACTCGAGGTTTTACGTGACAGTACTCCAGAAGCTGTTACGGCCGGGAAAAAAATGATCGAAGAAAAACGTATCGATATAAAACTGAAAGAAGGGACATCCGAAAAACTATACATCGAAATACAATGTAAATCCGGCAATAAAAGCAGCTGTGCAATTATATGCCGAGAACACACTCATTTTGTTTACATCGCATCCGATAATGAAGTATTGCTCGACCTGAAAAATGAAGCGGATTGTGAGACAGAAGAGCATTCTCTCGAGCTGAATCTCAAAAAGGTTTACGAATTCGCCATATCTGCTCCGCTTGATGAGATACGTTTTATTCTCGAGACGGCTCGGATAAATAAAGCGGCAGCCGAACAATCTTTCGAAGGAGAATACGGCCATCAGTTAGGAAAAATTCTGAAAGGAAAATACGAACGCCAAGTAATGGGAGACAGCCTTTTTTCCCATATCCTATCTTATACCTCTGCAGCTTGTGACGCACGAATGGCCGGTGCGATGATTCCTGTTATGAGTAATTCAGGAAGCGGAAATCAAGGAATTGCAGCAACCTTACCCGTAGTCGTATATGCCGAGGAAAATGATAAAAGCGAGGAGGATCTCATACGGGCACTCATGCTAAGTCATCTTACAGTGGTATATATAAAACAAAATCTGGGCAGATTATCGGCCCTTTGCGGATGCGTCGTAGCTGCCACCGGTTCGAGCTGTGGAATTACTTATCTGATGGGAGGAAAATACGAACAAATATCTTTCGCCGTAAAAAATATGATCGCCAACCTTACCGGCATGATTTGCGACGGAGCAAAACCAAGCTGTGCCTTAAAACTGACAAGCGGCGTATCGACTGCAGTTCTTTCGGCGATAATGGCCATGGAAAATAAATACGTAACTTCAGTCGAAGGTATTATCGACGACGATGTAGATACTTGTATTCGCAATCTCACCCTTATCGGAGCAGAAGGCATGAATGAAACAGACCGATTGGTTCTCGATATTATGACTCATAAATCATGA
- a CDS encoding 1,4-dihydroxy-2-naphthoate polyprenyltransferase: MIKKWILAARPRTLPASACPVFAGTAYAWACGGFKCIPFLLCLVFALLAQIASNFANDYYDYKKGSDGEKRVGPRRAVASGDISPQAMLTVTVLTLGTACITGLFLLLYGGWWLIGAGILIAIGALAYSAGPYPLSYKGLGDVAVFVFFGLVAVNLTYYVQVLHFDVSPLLGSIAIGLLSVNILMVNNYRDVEEDQRSGKRTIVVRFGRKFAYYAYLSNGFIAVVVTARVWFSYPLAGIILSLLFLIIHIVTWRGIGSHEGTNLNTFLGKTARNLLLFTLFLSFMLIFKF; this comes from the coding sequence ATGATAAAAAAATGGATACTTGCGGCTCGTCCCCGTACTTTACCGGCGTCGGCATGTCCGGTTTTTGCCGGTACGGCTTATGCTTGGGCTTGCGGAGGCTTTAAATGCATCCCTTTTTTGTTGTGTCTGGTGTTTGCTTTATTGGCGCAGATCGCGTCTAATTTTGCAAATGATTATTATGATTATAAGAAAGGAAGCGACGGGGAAAAACGGGTCGGGCCGAGAAGAGCTGTAGCTTCGGGTGATATTTCACCGCAGGCAATGTTAACGGTAACTGTGCTGACATTAGGTACTGCTTGCATTACGGGGCTTTTTTTATTGTTGTACGGAGGTTGGTGGCTGATCGGAGCCGGAATTTTAATCGCAATAGGTGCATTGGCTTATTCGGCGGGGCCTTATCCGTTATCGTATAAAGGATTGGGCGATGTAGCTGTTTTCGTTTTCTTCGGTCTCGTTGCGGTTAATCTTACCTATTATGTTCAGGTTTTACATTTCGATGTTTCACCTTTGCTCGGAAGTATAGCTATCGGTCTGTTATCGGTAAATATACTTATGGTGAATAATTATCGGGATGTAGAGGAGGATCAGCGCTCGGGAAAACGTACGATCGTTGTACGTTTTGGTCGTAAATTTGCCTATTACGCTTATCTTTCGAATGGTTTTATAGCTGTGGTAGTTACAGCCAGAGTGTGGTTCAGTTATCCGCTTGCAGGAATTATTCTTTCTTTGTTATTCTTGATTATCCATATTGTTACCTGGAGAGGAATCGGTAGTCATGAGGGGACAAATTTGAATACTTTTTTAGGTAAAACTGCGCGTAATTTATTATTGTTTACGTTGTTTCTTTCTTTTATGCTGATTTTCAAATTTTAA
- a CDS encoding nitroreductase family protein, translating into MDFLELAEKRQSDRAFDPERKIEPEKIKRILEAARIAPSACNAQPWHFIVVNNPELKNKIADATSTKVLGMNHFTKQAPVHILIVEENANFTSNIGSWVKNKHFPYIDIGIAAAHITLAAAAEGIGSCIIGWFDEKNIKKLLGIPSSKRILLDILLGYSTQEHRNKKRKLSDEIITYNRYEK; encoded by the coding sequence ATGGATTTTCTCGAATTAGCAGAAAAAAGACAGAGCGACAGAGCATTCGATCCTGAAAGAAAAATCGAACCCGAAAAGATAAAACGCATCTTAGAGGCAGCTCGCATCGCACCGTCGGCATGCAATGCCCAACCGTGGCATTTTATTGTTGTAAACAACCCCGAATTAAAAAATAAAATAGCAGACGCTACATCTACAAAGGTATTGGGAATGAACCATTTTACCAAACAGGCGCCGGTACACATCCTTATCGTAGAAGAAAATGCTAATTTTACCTCGAATATCGGAAGCTGGGTAAAAAATAAGCATTTTCCCTACATCGATATAGGTATTGCGGCAGCACATATAACTCTTGCAGCAGCAGCCGAAGGAATCGGTTCGTGTATTATCGGATGGTTCGATGAAAAAAACATTAAAAAACTACTCGGTATCCCTTCTTCCAAACGGATATTACTCGATATTCTACTGGGTTATTCTACACAGGAACATCGTAATAAAAAAAGGAAGTTATCCGACGAAATCATTACCTATAACCGATACGAAAAATAA
- a CDS encoding ABC transporter ATP-binding protein — MIEVKKVSKSFDGKKILHDISATFYTGKTNLIIGQSGSGKTVLMKSIVGLITPESGQILYNGKDLLAMNRSEVHALRSEIGMLFQGSALFDSLTVLQNVMFPLTMYTRKSMAQRIKRAEFCLERVNLKGVNNLLPSEISGGMQKRVAIARAIALNPKYLFCDEPNSGLDPRTSILIDELVSDITKEYNITTIVNTHDMNSVMGIGENIIFLNKGHKAWVGNKEEIFTAKNEALDDFVFASNLFKMVKKYVVKEHLESFFDIKEEG, encoded by the coding sequence ATGATCGAAGTAAAGAAAGTAAGTAAATCGTTCGACGGGAAAAAGATACTGCATGATATTTCCGCCACTTTTTATACCGGCAAGACAAATTTAATTATCGGTCAAAGCGGATCGGGTAAAACAGTACTGATGAAATCGATTGTCGGTCTGATAACTCCCGAGTCGGGGCAGATTTTATATAACGGTAAAGATTTATTGGCAATGAATCGTAGTGAGGTACATGCTTTGCGGTCGGAAATAGGTATGCTTTTTCAGGGATCGGCCTTGTTCGATTCTCTTACCGTATTGCAAAATGTCATGTTCCCTCTTACTATGTATACGCGTAAGTCGATGGCTCAACGTATAAAAAGGGCGGAGTTTTGTCTTGAAAGGGTCAACCTGAAAGGCGTGAATAACTTGTTGCCTTCGGAGATAAGCGGGGGAATGCAAAAACGGGTAGCCATAGCCCGGGCCATAGCCTTAAATCCTAAATATCTTTTTTGCGACGAACCTAATTCGGGACTCGATCCACGCACATCTATACTTATCGATGAGTTGGTAAGCGATATTACTAAAGAATATAATATTACTACAATTGTAAATACTCACGATATGAACTCGGTGATGGGCATCGGTGAGAATATTATTTTTCTGAATAAGGGGCATAAAGCTTGGGTTGGAAATAAAGAAGAAATATTTACCGCTAAAAACGAGGCTCTCGATGATTTTGTTTTTGCTTCCAATCTTTTTAAAATGGTAAAAAAATATGTCGTAAAAGAGCATCTCGAATCTTTTTTCGATATTAAAGAAGAGGGTTGA
- a CDS encoding AIR synthase related protein, protein MSDQRYNLRGVSASKEDVHNAIKNIDKGIFPKAFCKIIPDILGGDPDYCNIMHADGAGTKSSLAYMYWRETGDISVWKGIAQDALIMNIDDLLCVGATDNILVSSTIGRNKLLIPGEVISAIINGTDELLTELRSLGVNAYATGGETADVGDLVRTIIVDSTVTCRMKRSNVISNHRITGGDVIVGMASYGQATYEKEYNGGMGSNGLTSARHDVFAKYLAKKYPESYDAAVPEGLVYSGGLKLTDAIENLGIDAGKLILSPTRTYAPVIKKLLDRLRPEIHGMVHCSGGAQTKVMHFVENVKITKNNLFPIPPLFKIIQEQSGTDWAEMYKVFNMGHRMEVYIAPEHADEVIEITRSFGIDAQIIGYVENSDKNELVIESETGRFVY, encoded by the coding sequence ATGAGTGACCAACGTTATAATCTGCGCGGCGTTTCAGCGTCGAAAGAAGATGTGCATAATGCCATCAAAAATATAGATAAAGGAATTTTCCCAAAAGCGTTTTGTAAAATTATTCCCGATATATTGGGTGGTGATCCCGATTACTGCAATATTATGCACGCCGATGGTGCCGGAACCAAATCGTCACTCGCCTATATGTATTGGCGGGAAACCGGAGACATCTCGGTATGGAAAGGAATTGCACAAGATGCTCTGATCATGAATATCGATGACCTGCTGTGTGTGGGTGCAACCGATAATATACTGGTTTCCTCTACAATAGGAAGAAACAAATTACTGATTCCGGGAGAAGTCATATCGGCCATCATCAACGGTACAGACGAGTTGCTGACCGAACTGCGCTCACTCGGAGTAAACGCATACGCCACCGGTGGAGAAACTGCAGACGTAGGAGACCTCGTAAGAACAATCATCGTAGACAGCACCGTCACTTGCCGAATGAAACGTAGTAATGTAATATCGAACCATCGGATTACAGGAGGAGATGTAATAGTGGGAATGGCCTCTTACGGCCAAGCAACTTATGAAAAAGAATACAACGGCGGTATGGGAAGTAACGGACTTACATCTGCACGCCACGACGTATTTGCCAAATACCTCGCAAAAAAATATCCCGAAAGTTACGATGCTGCAGTTCCCGAAGGTTTAGTTTACTCCGGAGGATTAAAGTTGACCGATGCAATCGAAAATCTGGGGATCGATGCCGGTAAACTGATACTCTCCCCCACACGTACTTATGCACCGGTAATCAAAAAACTTCTCGATCGGCTCCGTCCCGAAATCCACGGTATGGTACATTGTTCGGGAGGTGCCCAAACGAAAGTTATGCATTTCGTAGAAAATGTAAAAATCACAAAAAATAATCTTTTCCCCATCCCTCCCCTTTTCAAGATTATACAAGAACAATCGGGAACCGATTGGGCGGAAATGTACAAAGTTTTCAACATGGGCCATCGTATGGAGGTATATATCGCCCCCGAACATGCCGACGAAGTCATCGAGATTACCCGTTCATTCGGTATAGACGCTCAAATTATCGGTTACGTAGAAAATTCAGATAAGAACGAGCTTGTAATCGAATCGGAAACCGGAAGATTCGTTTACTAA
- a CDS encoding MlaE family ABC transporter permease: MTKSLSKFGDYVILMGRVFSIPDRWSEFFKRYVAEVYKLGIDSIAIVVTISLFIGAVITIQVSLNIMSPLIPPYTVGLVTRDTLILEFSSSIMCLILAGKVGSNIASEIGTMRVTEQIDALDIMGVNSANYLILPKVVALVTFIPVLVIFSMFMGLSGGYLIAIFSGMISPSKYIYGLQSYFQEYYIWYSIIKSFFFAFVISSVASYYGYNARGGALEVGKASTDSVVVSSVMILLLDVLLTNLLLQ, encoded by the coding sequence TTGACCAAGTCATTATCTAAGTTTGGCGACTATGTTATCCTCATGGGCAGGGTATTTTCGATACCCGACCGATGGAGTGAATTTTTTAAACGTTATGTTGCCGAAGTATATAAATTGGGAATAGATTCTATTGCGATCGTTGTTACCATTTCTCTATTTATTGGAGCGGTTATTACTATTCAGGTGTCCCTGAATATTATGTCTCCTTTGATTCCCCCATATACGGTAGGGCTTGTTACCAGGGACACTCTTATTCTCGAATTTTCATCGTCGATCATGTGTCTTATTCTGGCCGGTAAAGTCGGATCTAATATTGCCTCGGAGATAGGAACGATGAGAGTTACCGAACAAATAGACGCTTTAGATATTATGGGTGTGAATTCGGCCAATTACCTTATTTTGCCGAAAGTTGTCGCATTAGTAACTTTTATTCCGGTATTGGTTATTTTCAGTATGTTTATGGGGCTTTCAGGAGGATACCTTATCGCTATTTTTTCAGGGATGATTTCTCCATCGAAGTATATATACGGTTTACAGAGTTATTTTCAGGAATATTATATCTGGTATTCTATTATTAAATCGTTTTTCTTTGCTTTTGTTATCAGCTCGGTCGCTTCTTATTATGGATATAATGCACGGGGAGGGGCTTTGGAAGTAGGAAAAGCCAGTACCGATTCGGTTGTCGTAAGCAGTGTGATGATTTTGTTACTCGATGTTTTACTCACAAATTTATTATTGCAATGA
- a CDS encoding GNAT family N-acetyltransferase, which yields MYRIREITQNKKFYLDFLISADPDEGMIDRYLEQGYMYVLEVDGNVVSEAVILPLSDTACELKNLATKEDYQGRGYATALIGYLMQRYSRKYDYMYVGTSDSGVSFYQRSGFVLDHVVKDFFVKNYSEPIFENGRQCIDMIYLKRNL from the coding sequence ATGTACAGGATACGGGAAATAACGCAGAATAAAAAATTTTATTTAGATTTTCTTATATCGGCCGATCCCGATGAAGGAATGATCGATCGCTATTTGGAACAGGGTTATATGTATGTTCTCGAAGTCGATGGAAATGTCGTATCGGAGGCCGTTATCTTGCCGTTATCCGACACAGCTTGTGAACTGAAGAATCTGGCCACCAAAGAAGATTATCAGGGAAGGGGATATGCAACAGCTCTGATCGGTTATTTAATGCAGAGATATAGTCGTAAATATGATTACATGTATGTAGGAACATCGGATTCCGGTGTTTCGTTTTATCAACGTTCGGGATTTGTGCTCGATCATGTGGTGAAAGATTTTTTTGTAAAAAATTATTCCGAACCGATATTTGAAAACGGACGACAATGTATCGACATGATTTATCTTAAAAGAAATCTTTAA
- a CDS encoding DUF4435 domain-containing protein, translating to MNIVLPKKNQNKEEVLLQDPHNIIIIGANGTGKSRFGREIERRYSDCSFRISASDALYVNPYRKVLPHSIAELYAKVKKENAVLGKEILTEFDQLLYLLQQEEFHSLVNHKEKLKRGEDPEMPVTRLDKTQSVWESLFPHSRLLRKGGEIEIWSAGDKDPYTSYHMSQGEKVVFYLIASVLYAMPEALIIVEDPEIYLHRSILASLWDSIEQSRPDCTFIYLTHDIEFAVSRPSGIRVWVKAYDSAHCSWDYELIENHESFPEEIYLELLGSRKPILFIEGTDSTSIDIKLYPHIFPDYLVKPLGGCTKVIETTKAFGEMKNFHHLDSKGIVDRDRRTPHEIKYLRERNIYVPDVAEVENLLMLETVIRVVARRMLQDEDLVFETVKENVLELFAKDLDAQTLLHTRHRLRHKIEYMIDRRLNTIEELVEHVETLTDDIDTRKIYEDIRTDFEKYIVDRDYNAVLRVYNQKGMLPQSRITQLCGLANKEKYLSFVLSILKENKDDAVLIRQAIQKCFGIT from the coding sequence ATGAATATCGTATTGCCAAAGAAAAACCAAAACAAAGAAGAGGTTCTATTGCAGGATCCTCATAATATTATTATTATAGGGGCTAACGGAACAGGAAAGAGTCGTTTTGGCCGAGAAATAGAGAGGCGATATAGCGATTGCAGCTTTCGTATTTCGGCATCTGATGCATTGTATGTAAACCCTTATCGTAAAGTTCTTCCGCATTCTATTGCCGAATTGTACGCGAAAGTAAAAAAAGAAAATGCGGTTTTGGGTAAGGAGATACTGACCGAGTTCGATCAACTGTTGTATTTATTGCAGCAGGAGGAGTTTCATTCTCTGGTAAATCATAAAGAAAAGCTAAAACGGGGCGAAGACCCGGAAATGCCTGTGACTCGGCTCGATAAAACACAGTCGGTATGGGAAAGTCTTTTTCCGCACAGTCGATTGCTGCGTAAAGGGGGAGAAATCGAAATATGGTCGGCCGGTGATAAAGACCCATACACTTCTTATCATATGAGTCAGGGCGAGAAGGTCGTGTTTTATCTTATCGCTTCGGTTTTGTATGCTATGCCCGAAGCGTTGATTATTGTTGAAGATCCTGAAATATATTTGCATCGGTCGATCTTGGCTTCTTTATGGGATTCGATAGAGCAATCGCGCCCCGATTGTACATTTATTTATCTGACGCATGATATCGAATTTGCCGTTTCCAGGCCTTCGGGTATTCGGGTATGGGTAAAAGCTTATGATTCGGCACATTGTTCGTGGGATTACGAACTGATTGAAAACCACGAAAGTTTTCCCGAAGAAATATATCTCGAGTTATTGGGAAGCCGTAAACCTATCCTTTTTATTGAAGGTACTGACAGCACCAGTATCGATATAAAGTTATATCCGCATATTTTCCCCGATTATCTGGTGAAACCTTTAGGCGGATGTACAAAGGTAATCGAGACGACCAAAGCTTTTGGAGAAATGAAAAATTTTCATCATCTCGATTCTAAAGGAATTGTAGATAGGGATCGTCGTACTCCGCATGAAATAAAATATTTACGGGAACGTAACATTTATGTTCCCGATGTGGCGGAAGTCGAAAATCTTTTGATGCTCGAGACTGTTATAAGAGTAGTTGCCAGGCGTATGCTTCAAGATGAAGACCTTGTTTTCGAAACGGTAAAGGAAAATGTCCTCGAACTATTTGCTAAAGATCTCGATGCGCAGACTTTATTACATACCCGTCATCGATTAAGGCATAAGATAGAATATATGATCGACAGGCGATTGAATACTATCGAGGAATTAGTCGAACATGTCGAGACACTGACCGACGATATAGATACCCGAAAAATTTATGAAGATATTCGTACCGATTTTGAAAAATACATTGTCGACCGGGATTATAATGCCGTATTAAGAGTGTATAATCAGAAAGGAATGTTGCCGCAAAGTCGCATTACACAACTGTGCGGATTGGCCAATAAAGAAAAATATCTTAGTTTTGTACTTTCGATACTGAAAGAGAATAAAGATGATGCTGTCTTGATAAGGCAGGCGATACAAAAATGTTTCGGTATTACATGA